In a genomic window of Curtobacterium sp. MCBD17_035:
- a CDS encoding DUF3040 domain-containing protein, whose product MPLSEQEQRLLEEMERSLYQNDSDFVARVTKRQGRPTYTSITLGVLGALVGVGVVVLGLALRQPVIGVVGFVLMLAGVLFALRPGVGSRAGRPAARPTAKGGAGGSFMDRMNERWDKRNQEQ is encoded by the coding sequence ATGCCACTCTCGGAGCAAGAGCAGCGACTCCTCGAGGAGATGGAGCGCAGCCTCTACCAGAACGACTCCGACTTCGTGGCCCGCGTCACCAAGCGGCAGGGGCGGCCGACCTACACCTCGATCACGCTCGGTGTCCTCGGGGCACTCGTCGGGGTCGGCGTCGTCGTGCTGGGCCTCGCGCTCCGGCAGCCCGTGATCGGCGTGGTCGGCTTCGTGCTCATGCTCGCGGGCGTCCTCTTCGCACTGCGTCCCGGTGTCGGCTCGCGTGCCGGCCGGCCGGCCGCTCGTCCGACCGCCAAGGGCGGCGCCGGCGGCTCGTTCATGGACCGCATGAACGAGCGCTGGGACAAGCGCAACCAGGAGCAGTAG
- the mraZ gene encoding division/cell wall cluster transcriptional repressor MraZ yields the protein MLLGTYAPKLDEKGRVILPAKFRDELSDGIVMTRGQERCVVVFSQQEFAALHDRIRQAPMTNKRTRDYMRLFLSGASAEQPDKQNRVTIPQNLREYAGLERDLTVIGAGDRAEIWSTPAWEAYYAASEADFAENDEEVIPGVF from the coding sequence GTGCTGCTCGGTACGTACGCTCCGAAGCTCGACGAGAAAGGGCGCGTCATCCTCCCCGCCAAGTTCCGTGACGAGCTGTCCGACGGGATCGTCATGACGCGCGGACAAGAACGGTGCGTCGTGGTCTTCAGCCAGCAGGAGTTCGCCGCGCTGCACGACCGCATCCGGCAGGCACCGATGACGAACAAGCGCACTCGCGACTACATGCGCCTGTTCCTCTCCGGGGCGAGCGCGGAACAGCCCGACAAGCAGAACCGCGTGACCATCCCCCAGAACCTCCGCGAGTACGCGGGCCTCGAGCGCGACCTGACCGTGATCGGCGCGGGTGACCGAGCCGAGATCTGGTCCACCCCCGCGTGGGAGGCCTACTACGCCGCGAGCGAGGCCGACTTCGCCGAGAACGACGAGGAGGTGATCCCGGGCGTCTTCTGA
- the rsmH gene encoding 16S rRNA (cytosine(1402)-N(4))-methyltransferase RsmH produces MTASDGGTFPHTPVLLERIVELFTPTLEGSGKVLVDATLGMGGHSAALLARFPELTLVGLDRDTDALGIAGERLAPFGDRIHLVHTVYDELPAAVASVGIDAVDGVLFDLGVSSLQLDRAERGFAYSKDAPLDMRMDRTAGPTAADVLAEYDERALRRIFTVYGEEKLAARYARAIVARRTERPFERSADLVEVLTAATPVAVQRQGHPAKRVFQALRIEVNQELAVLERAIPAALDALRVGGRIVVEAYQSLEDRIVKRALAERTRSSAPAGLPVELPEHRPTFTAVVKGAELADEAERAANPRATPVRLRAAERIRK; encoded by the coding sequence ATGACAGCATCCGACGGCGGGACCTTCCCGCACACACCGGTCCTCCTCGAGCGCATCGTCGAGCTCTTCACGCCGACGCTCGAGGGGTCCGGCAAGGTCCTCGTGGACGCCACGCTCGGCATGGGCGGTCACTCGGCCGCACTGCTCGCGCGCTTCCCGGAGCTCACCCTCGTCGGCCTCGACCGCGACACGGACGCCCTCGGGATCGCGGGGGAGCGCCTCGCGCCCTTCGGTGACCGTATCCACCTCGTGCACACCGTGTACGACGAGCTGCCCGCGGCCGTCGCGTCCGTCGGGATCGACGCCGTCGACGGCGTGCTGTTCGACCTCGGCGTCTCGTCCCTGCAGCTCGACCGCGCCGAGCGCGGCTTCGCCTACAGCAAGGACGCGCCGCTCGACATGCGCATGGACCGCACCGCCGGCCCCACCGCCGCCGACGTCCTGGCCGAGTACGACGAGCGCGCGCTCCGCCGGATCTTCACGGTGTACGGCGAGGAGAAACTGGCGGCGCGGTACGCCCGGGCCATCGTCGCGCGCCGGACCGAGCGCCCGTTCGAGCGGTCGGCGGACCTGGTCGAGGTGCTCACCGCCGCCACCCCGGTCGCGGTGCAGCGGCAGGGCCACCCCGCGAAACGGGTGTTCCAGGCCCTCCGGATCGAGGTCAACCAGGAACTCGCGGTGCTCGAGCGCGCGATCCCCGCCGCGCTCGACGCCCTGCGCGTCGGCGGTCGGATCGTCGTCGAGGCCTACCAGTCGCTCGAGGACCGCATCGTCAAGCGCGCGCTCGCCGAGCGGACGCGGTCGAGCGCACCCGCGGGCCTCCCGGTCGAGCTGCCCGAGCACCGCCCGACCTTCACCGCCGTCGTCAAGGGCGCCGAGCTGGCCGACGAGGCCGAACGCGCCGCCAACCCCCGAGCCACCCCCGTGCGACTCCGCGCGGCCGAGCGAATCCGGAAGTGA
- a CDS encoding penicillin-binding protein 2, with product MRKTLQNRRIRYSVAMVAIMALVAVFVVRLVDIQVVQAAELDKASVAKRSIPVTLYGTRGSIVDRDGTPLADSVTRYNITTAPRIVDAFQGKLGGTRIKHVSIAQALQALATASGGDVPTMKRAIAAAPNSDFAYLVKGLDVGHYRAVEALGIPWVYPEKQASRTYPNGAAAGNLTGFMGTDGAQAGLELAYDKCLAATNGSETYERGEDGVQLPGSTVTTKQAKNGGTVETTIDEDLQYMAQQDIAQQAQALGAQSATATVVQVGTGEIRAIADWPSVDPNDVDATKDTGSFGSRALTATYEPGSTIKAAIAAALLDTGKATPLTPESVPYSRTFPWGGRISDAEYHGTENLTLTGILAQSSNVGITEAGQVLSAQQRYDYMRKFGLFESQSGIAFPGQPTWPDAASPSWDPQTNMNSMFGQGISTTALQVASIYQTLANGGERIPLHFVSGCEQADGTVTDKPDVTPTRVVSTSAADQIVQMLQSTLTDHAGTLAGMQPISGYNVAAKTGTAEVAVANGGGYGSDRIISVAGMAPAEDPQYVVTVTFTKPGPGHRFSSSAAPAFHTLMSQVLEKYRVTPSTTAEKTYPSTW from the coding sequence GTGAGGAAGACCCTCCAGAACCGACGCATCCGCTACAGCGTCGCGATGGTGGCGATCATGGCACTCGTCGCGGTGTTCGTCGTCCGCCTCGTCGACATCCAGGTCGTGCAGGCGGCCGAGCTCGACAAGGCCTCCGTCGCCAAGCGGAGCATCCCGGTGACGCTGTACGGCACCCGCGGGTCGATCGTCGACCGCGACGGCACGCCCCTGGCGGACAGCGTCACGCGCTACAACATCACGACGGCGCCCCGCATCGTCGACGCGTTCCAGGGCAAGCTCGGCGGGACCCGGATCAAGCACGTCTCGATCGCGCAGGCGCTCCAGGCGCTCGCGACGGCGTCCGGTGGCGACGTCCCCACCATGAAGCGCGCCATCGCGGCCGCCCCGAACTCCGACTTCGCCTACCTCGTCAAGGGGTTGGACGTCGGGCACTACCGCGCGGTCGAAGCGCTCGGGATCCCCTGGGTCTACCCGGAGAAGCAAGCATCGCGGACCTACCCGAACGGGGCCGCCGCCGGCAACCTCACGGGGTTCATGGGCACGGACGGGGCGCAGGCGGGGCTCGAGCTGGCGTACGACAAGTGCCTCGCGGCGACGAACGGGTCCGAGACCTACGAGCGCGGCGAGGACGGCGTCCAGTTGCCGGGCAGCACGGTCACGACGAAGCAGGCGAAGAACGGCGGGACCGTCGAGACGACCATCGACGAGGACCTGCAGTACATGGCGCAGCAGGACATCGCCCAGCAGGCGCAGGCCCTCGGAGCGCAGTCGGCCACCGCGACGGTCGTCCAGGTCGGGACCGGGGAGATCCGCGCGATCGCGGACTGGCCGAGCGTCGACCCGAACGACGTGGACGCGACGAAGGACACCGGGTCGTTCGGCTCGCGGGCGCTCACCGCGACCTACGAGCCGGGGTCGACGATCAAGGCGGCGATCGCGGCGGCCCTCCTCGACACCGGCAAGGCGACGCCGCTCACCCCGGAGTCGGTCCCGTACTCGCGGACCTTCCCGTGGGGCGGCAGGATCTCGGACGCCGAGTACCACGGCACCGAGAACCTGACCCTGACCGGGATCCTCGCCCAGTCGTCGAACGTCGGCATCACGGAGGCGGGGCAGGTGCTCAGCGCCCAGCAGCGGTACGACTACATGCGCAAGTTCGGCCTGTTCGAGTCGCAGTCCGGGATCGCCTTCCCGGGGCAGCCGACCTGGCCCGACGCCGCGTCGCCCTCGTGGGACCCGCAGACGAACATGAACTCGATGTTCGGCCAGGGGATCTCAACCACCGCGCTGCAGGTCGCGAGCATCTACCAGACGCTCGCGAACGGCGGGGAGCGGATCCCGCTGCACTTCGTCTCGGGGTGCGAGCAGGCCGACGGCACCGTCACCGACAAGCCCGACGTCACGCCGACGCGCGTGGTGTCCACGTCCGCGGCCGACCAGATCGTGCAGATGCTGCAGAGCACCCTGACCGACCACGCGGGCACGCTCGCCGGCATGCAGCCCATCTCGGGCTACAACGTGGCCGCCAAGACCGGGACCGCCGAGGTCGCCGTGGCGAACGGTGGCGGGTACGGCAGCGACCGCATCATCTCGGTGGCCGGAATGGCACCTGCCGAGGACCCCCAGTATGTTGTCACGGTGACGTTCACGAAGCCGGGGCCGGGACATCGGTTCTCCAGCTCCGCCGCTCCGGCGTTCCACACCCTCATGTCCCAGGTGCTCGAGAAGTACCGCGTCACCCCCTCCACGACGGCGGAGAAGACCTACCCGTCCACGTGGTGA
- a CDS encoding UDP-N-acetylmuramoyl-L-alanyl-D-glutamate--2,6-diaminopimelate ligase → MSARIPPVLRPEHPAARPLAELVNAFGLRVVGSSDGIEVTGVTLSAAEVQPGDVFVGVHGAHRHGAEFAADAAERGAVAVMTDDAGVALAAPSGLPVIVVEDPRAALGDVSAWVYRTTQDAEDLPQLFAVTGTNGKTSTAYLLEAVLGQLGLVTGLSSTAERHIGQLSVTSRLTTPEASEMHALLARMRESEVRAVAVEVSAQALSRHRVDGIVFDVVAFTNLSHDHLDDYADMEEYFQAKLPLFQPEHGRRGVVSLDSEWGARVVAESRIPVTTITVRPEVEAEWRVEITEAAAAYTEFRLTGPEGRSLTTRVPLIGWHMAANAALAIVMLVEGGFELGAIEQALRHEDGTSGIDAYLPGRTERVSGDEGPSVYVDFGHSPDAFLNTLAAVRQFTPGKVIMLFGADGDRDTTKRADMARVAAAGSDVLVVTDHHPRFEDPASIRKTLVDAAREAYPDHELYEVTPPEAAIRHAVSLAGEGDSILWAGPGHQDYRDIRGVRTEYSARDEARAALREAGWTPGEARR, encoded by the coding sequence GTGTCCGCTCGGATCCCTCCGGTCCTCCGTCCCGAACACCCGGCCGCACGCCCGCTCGCCGAACTCGTCAACGCGTTCGGCCTGCGCGTCGTCGGTTCGTCGGACGGCATCGAGGTCACCGGCGTGACCCTCAGCGCCGCCGAGGTGCAGCCGGGGGACGTCTTCGTCGGCGTCCACGGAGCGCACCGTCACGGGGCCGAGTTCGCGGCTGACGCTGCCGAGCGTGGTGCCGTCGCGGTGATGACGGACGACGCCGGGGTGGCCCTGGCGGCACCGAGCGGTCTCCCCGTGATCGTCGTCGAGGACCCGCGCGCGGCGCTCGGAGACGTGTCCGCGTGGGTGTACCGCACGACCCAGGACGCCGAGGACCTGCCGCAGCTCTTCGCCGTGACCGGCACGAACGGCAAGACGAGCACCGCCTACCTGCTCGAGGCGGTCCTCGGGCAGCTCGGGCTCGTCACGGGACTCAGCTCGACCGCGGAGCGGCACATCGGGCAGCTCAGCGTGACGAGCCGCCTCACGACGCCGGAGGCGAGCGAGATGCACGCGCTCCTCGCCCGGATGCGTGAGAGCGAGGTGCGCGCGGTCGCCGTCGAGGTGAGCGCCCAGGCCCTCAGCCGACACCGGGTCGACGGCATCGTGTTCGACGTCGTCGCGTTCACGAACCTCAGCCACGACCACCTCGACGACTACGCCGACATGGAGGAGTACTTCCAGGCGAAGCTGCCCCTGTTCCAACCCGAACACGGGCGTCGGGGCGTCGTCTCGCTCGACTCGGAGTGGGGGGCGCGCGTGGTCGCCGAGTCCCGGATCCCGGTCACGACGATCACGGTCCGACCCGAGGTCGAGGCCGAGTGGCGCGTGGAGATCACCGAGGCCGCTGCCGCGTACACCGAGTTCCGGCTCACCGGCCCCGAGGGCCGGTCGTTGACCACCCGCGTCCCGCTCATCGGGTGGCACATGGCCGCGAACGCAGCACTCGCGATCGTCATGCTGGTCGAAGGCGGGTTCGAGCTCGGCGCCATCGAGCAGGCCCTCCGCCACGAGGACGGCACGAGCGGTATCGACGCGTACCTCCCCGGCCGCACCGAGCGGGTCTCCGGCGACGAGGGACCCAGCGTCTACGTCGACTTCGGGCACAGCCCCGACGCCTTCCTCAACACCCTCGCCGCGGTCCGGCAGTTCACGCCCGGCAAGGTGATCATGCTCTTCGGCGCGGACGGCGACCGGGACACGACGAAGCGGGCGGACATGGCCCGTGTGGCCGCGGCGGGCAGCGACGTGCTCGTCGTCACCGACCACCACCCGCGATTCGAGGACCCGGCGTCGATCCGCAAGACGCTCGTCGACGCCGCACGCGAGGCCTACCCGGACCACGAGCTGTACGAGGTCACGCCGCCCGAGGCCGCCATCCGGCACGCCGTGTCGCTCGCCGGCGAGGGCGACTCGATCCTCTGGGCGGGACCGGGACACCAGGACTACCGCGACATCCGCGGGGTCCGGACGGAGTACTCCGCCCGTGACGAAGCACGCGCCGCCCTCCGTGAGGCCGGCTGGACCCCGGGGGAGGCCCGCCGGTGA
- the murF gene encoding UDP-N-acetylmuramoyl-tripeptide--D-alanyl-D-alanine ligase: protein MIALTLAEVAAAVDGELVAGAPERVIEGSVETDSRLVGPGSVFFALAGETTDGHLFVPAAVSAGAALVITERVTATEVAGRPDADVAQIVVADGYAALAALAHEVVARVRAGGRLRVVGITGSNGKTSTKNMLRTILSRHGETVAPEGSFNNHVGAPISMLRLTHDTRFLVVEMGASGVGHIAKLVRIAEPDVGVVLKVGLAHAGEFGGIEATQRAKSEMVTDLPSTATAVLNIDDDRVASMRALTAARVVGFGTSPDAAYRIGDLTSDRHGTAFTLTCRSTDASAVPGGPTQAEETVTVRLAILGEHHAMNATAALAVAAEWGVPLADGAEALATMTRAERWRMELLHGGPEGVTVVNDAYNASPDSMAAALRTLAQIARPGERTVAVLGEMAELGEYSVEEHDRVGRLVVRLGIGQLLVVGPGALPIHQAASLEGSWDGESVYVEDAEDAVRTLQDMLRPGDVVLVKSSKSAGLRHLGDRIGGVPA from the coding sequence GTGATCGCGCTCACCCTCGCCGAGGTCGCCGCGGCGGTGGACGGCGAACTCGTCGCCGGCGCGCCCGAGCGGGTCATCGAGGGCTCCGTCGAGACGGACTCCCGGCTCGTCGGGCCCGGGTCGGTGTTCTTCGCCCTCGCCGGCGAGACGACCGACGGCCACCTGTTCGTCCCCGCAGCGGTGTCGGCGGGGGCGGCGCTCGTGATCACCGAGCGCGTCACGGCGACCGAGGTGGCGGGCCGGCCGGACGCCGACGTCGCCCAGATCGTCGTCGCGGACGGCTACGCCGCGTTGGCCGCGCTCGCGCACGAGGTCGTCGCCCGGGTCCGCGCCGGCGGCCGCCTGCGGGTGGTGGGCATCACCGGCTCGAACGGCAAGACGAGCACCAAGAACATGCTGCGCACGATCCTGTCCCGGCACGGCGAGACCGTCGCACCCGAGGGCTCGTTCAACAACCACGTCGGCGCGCCGATCTCGATGCTGCGACTCACGCACGACACGCGGTTCCTCGTCGTCGAGATGGGCGCGAGCGGTGTCGGGCACATCGCGAAGCTCGTCCGCATCGCCGAGCCGGACGTCGGGGTCGTCCTCAAGGTCGGACTCGCGCACGCGGGCGAGTTCGGCGGGATCGAGGCGACCCAGCGCGCGAAGTCCGAGATGGTGACCGACCTGCCGTCGACCGCGACCGCCGTGCTCAACATCGACGACGACCGCGTTGCTTCGATGCGCGCGCTGACAGCCGCACGGGTCGTCGGCTTCGGCACCTCCCCGGACGCCGCGTACCGCATCGGGGACCTGACGAGCGACCGGCACGGCACCGCGTTCACGCTGACCTGTCGGAGCACGGACGCGTCGGCGGTGCCGGGAGGCCCGACCCAGGCCGAGGAGACCGTCACCGTCCGCCTCGCCATCCTCGGCGAGCACCACGCCATGAACGCCACGGCCGCGCTCGCGGTCGCCGCCGAGTGGGGTGTCCCGCTCGCCGACGGTGCCGAGGCGCTCGCCACGATGACGCGCGCCGAGCGGTGGCGGATGGAGCTCCTCCACGGCGGCCCGGAGGGCGTCACGGTCGTGAACGACGCGTACAACGCCTCGCCGGACTCGATGGCCGCCGCGCTCCGGACGCTCGCGCAGATCGCCCGTCCGGGCGAGCGCACCGTCGCGGTGCTCGGCGAGATGGCCGAGCTCGGCGAGTACTCCGTCGAGGAGCACGACCGCGTCGGACGGCTCGTCGTCCGCCTCGGCATCGGGCAGCTCCTGGTCGTCGGGCCCGGAGCGCTCCCCATCCACCAGGCCGCCTCCCTCGAGGGATCGTGGGACGGCGAGTCGGTCTACGTCGAGGACGCCGAGGACGCCGTCCGTACCCTGCAGGACATGCTCCGCCCCGGCGACGTCGTCCTGGTCAAGTCCTCGAAGTCCGCCGGTCTCCGACACCTCGGTGACCGCATCGGAGGTGTTCCGGCATGA
- the mraY gene encoding phospho-N-acetylmuramoyl-pentapeptide-transferase — protein MIALLIAAAVSLVFTLLLTPLFIKLFHRLGWGQFIRDDGPQSHHTKRGTATMGGIVLILGSVIGYFVGHLAGRDTVTLSGMLVLFLMVGLGVVGFVDDFLKVRRQRSLGLGGWAKVLGQVIVGVIFATVALVVPNAHGQYPASKMISAVRDIPWLDFMALGTVIGTVLYLAWIVFLTVSTSNGVNVADGLDGLATGSSILAIASYIFIGFWQYNQECGGARLDDSVVHACYRVTNPLDLAVVAASICGGLIGFLWYNTSPAQIFLGDTGSLGLGGALAALAILSRTELLLVLIGGLFFIVTGSVILQRAYFKITHGKRIFLMSPLHHHFELKGWAEVTVVVRFWIIAGLCVAAGVGLFYLEWITRANA, from the coding sequence ATGATCGCACTGCTCATCGCCGCGGCGGTGTCGCTCGTGTTCACGTTGCTGCTCACCCCGCTGTTCATCAAGCTCTTCCACCGACTCGGGTGGGGGCAGTTCATCCGCGACGACGGTCCGCAGTCCCACCACACCAAGCGCGGGACGGCCACCATGGGCGGGATCGTCCTGATCCTCGGGTCCGTCATCGGGTACTTCGTGGGGCACCTCGCCGGCCGCGACACCGTGACCCTGTCCGGGATGCTCGTGCTGTTCCTCATGGTGGGGCTCGGCGTGGTCGGGTTCGTGGACGACTTCCTCAAGGTGCGTCGGCAGCGGAGCCTCGGGCTCGGCGGCTGGGCGAAGGTGCTGGGGCAGGTCATCGTGGGCGTGATCTTCGCGACGGTCGCCCTCGTCGTGCCGAACGCGCACGGGCAGTACCCGGCGTCCAAGATGATCTCGGCCGTACGGGACATCCCGTGGCTCGACTTCATGGCCCTCGGCACCGTCATCGGGACCGTGCTCTACCTCGCGTGGATCGTGTTCCTCACGGTGTCCACGTCCAACGGTGTCAACGTCGCCGACGGGCTGGACGGGCTGGCGACCGGGTCGAGCATCCTCGCGATCGCGTCCTACATCTTCATCGGCTTCTGGCAGTACAACCAGGAGTGCGGCGGAGCGCGACTCGACGACAGCGTCGTGCATGCGTGTTACCGGGTGACGAACCCGCTCGACCTGGCGGTCGTGGCCGCGTCGATCTGCGGCGGGCTCATCGGGTTCCTCTGGTACAACACGTCGCCGGCGCAGATCTTCCTCGGTGACACCGGCTCGCTCGGCCTCGGGGGCGCCCTCGCCGCGCTCGCGATCCTCAGCCGGACGGAGCTGCTGCTCGTCCTCATCGGCGGCCTGTTCTTCATCGTCACCGGCTCGGTCATCCTGCAGCGGGCCTACTTCAAGATCACCCACGGCAAGCGCATCTTCCTGATGAGTCCGCTGCACCACCACTTCGAGCTCAAGGGCTGGGCCGAGGTCACGGTCGTGGTGCGGTTCTGGATCATCGCCGGACTCTGTGTCGCCGCCGGCGTCGGGCTGTTCTACCTCGAGTGGATCACGAGAGCCAACGCATGA
- the murD gene encoding UDP-N-acetylmuramoyl-L-alanine--D-glutamate ligase translates to MTRPTRASRLDGLTSWHATGWRGLRVAVLGLGATGFSVADTLVELGSEVTVWSEDAPEDRVELLGVIGARFVRTSLATVPDELVVAAPDLVVASPGLPPSNPTLAWAVEHSTVWGDIELAWRVRDKVVRPSGPAPWVLITGTNGKTTTTQLTQAMYAAGGWRAAACGNIGVPVLDVVRDPDGYDVLVVELSSHQLHSMPTTGPGAVVPLASTCLNLADDHLEWHGSAAAYRDAKAKVYANTVVACVYNVVDEATRRMVEDADVVEGCRAVGFTPGVPAPGDVGVVEDVLCDRAFLDDRRNAALELAAQADLELAGLASPHMTMNVLAAAALARAGDVTPADIRQAVRGFRPDHHRTELVAVADGVRWVDDSKATNPHAATASLAAFEDVVWIVGGLFKGVDVDDLVARFGPEVRAAVVIGTDRAPVLAAFARHAPDVPLVEVLASDTEQVMPEAVRHAAAVARPGDTVLLAPAAASFDQFGSYADRGRRFAAAVHEHLGGDADGEPADDRPHGDDPDRGR, encoded by the coding sequence ATGACACGACCCACCCGGGCCTCCCGGCTCGACGGTCTGACCAGCTGGCACGCCACCGGATGGCGTGGGCTCCGCGTGGCGGTGCTCGGGCTCGGCGCCACCGGGTTCTCGGTCGCCGACACCCTCGTCGAACTCGGCAGCGAGGTCACCGTGTGGTCCGAGGACGCCCCGGAGGACCGCGTCGAGCTCCTCGGCGTGATCGGCGCGCGGTTCGTGCGGACCTCCCTGGCGACCGTGCCGGACGAGCTCGTCGTCGCCGCCCCGGACCTCGTCGTCGCGTCACCCGGGTTGCCGCCGTCCAACCCGACGCTCGCCTGGGCCGTCGAGCACAGCACGGTCTGGGGCGACATCGAACTCGCCTGGCGCGTCCGCGACAAGGTGGTGCGTCCGAGCGGACCCGCGCCGTGGGTGCTCATCACCGGGACGAACGGCAAGACGACCACGACGCAGCTCACCCAGGCGATGTACGCGGCCGGCGGCTGGCGTGCCGCGGCCTGCGGCAACATCGGCGTCCCCGTGCTCGACGTCGTCCGCGACCCGGACGGGTACGACGTGCTCGTCGTCGAGCTCTCGAGCCACCAGCTGCACAGCATGCCGACGACCGGACCGGGCGCCGTCGTGCCCCTCGCGTCCACGTGCCTCAACCTCGCCGACGACCACCTCGAGTGGCACGGATCCGCCGCGGCCTACCGGGACGCCAAGGCGAAGGTCTACGCGAACACCGTCGTCGCGTGCGTCTACAACGTCGTCGACGAGGCCACGCGGCGCATGGTCGAGGACGCCGACGTCGTCGAGGGGTGCCGTGCCGTCGGGTTCACCCCGGGCGTCCCGGCGCCGGGCGACGTCGGGGTGGTCGAGGACGTGCTGTGCGACCGTGCGTTCCTCGACGACCGGCGGAACGCCGCGCTCGAACTGGCCGCGCAGGCGGACCTCGAGCTCGCCGGCCTCGCGTCGCCGCACATGACGATGAACGTGCTCGCGGCGGCGGCGCTCGCCCGCGCCGGTGATGTGACGCCCGCCGACATCCGTCAGGCGGTCCGGGGGTTCCGTCCCGACCACCACCGCACGGAGCTCGTGGCGGTCGCCGACGGCGTGCGCTGGGTCGACGACTCCAAGGCGACGAACCCCCACGCTGCAACGGCGTCCCTCGCGGCCTTCGAGGACGTGGTGTGGATCGTCGGCGGCCTGTTCAAGGGCGTCGACGTCGACGACCTCGTGGCCCGGTTCGGACCCGAGGTGCGTGCGGCCGTCGTGATCGGGACGGACCGCGCACCGGTGCTCGCGGCATTCGCACGACACGCGCCCGATGTGCCCCTCGTCGAGGTCCTCGCATCGGACACTGAGCAGGTCATGCCCGAGGCGGTCCGGCATGCCGCCGCGGTCGCACGACCCGGCGACACGGTCCTCCTCGCCCCGGCTGCCGCGTCGTTCGACCAGTTCGGCTCCTACGCGGACCGGGGGCGCCGGTTCGCGGCGGCCGTCCACGAGCACCTGGGAGGAGACGCCGATGGCGAACCCGCCGACGACCGTCCGCACGGGGACGACCCGGACCGGGGGCGGTGA
- the ftsW gene encoding putative lipid II flippase FtsW produces MANPPTTVRTGTTRTGGGDRSAGAAARRANGAVVAVRQLFVAETGAFYTILGVTLFLVVFGVVMVLSSSSVEQYAATKDFFGAFTRQGMYAVIGVPLMLVASRLSVRFWRKWAMRIVVAGLVVQALVVLTPLGYSIQGNRNWIRIGSFTAQPSEILKLALALGIGAIIYAKRDKLDDWREVFIPVGLAALGSIGLVLVGKDLGTAIIMMLLVFGALFIGGARLRHLGVGVLAIAVVVPFLTMSSSSRSSRISAWLSGCTNSNQYQDLCWQPVHGMWALASGGVFGVGLGNSKLKWSWLPEADNDFIFAIIGEELGLIGAIVVLVLFVVLAIGFVKVIRTSRDPFVRTVTGAVMVWIVGQALVNIAVVLGLLPVLGVPLPLISAGGSALIMTLVAIGVVLSFARVAPDADTAVPVDGHLVAAQRSAAAAAARAGRAANPGRGAR; encoded by the coding sequence ATGGCGAACCCGCCGACGACCGTCCGCACGGGGACGACCCGGACCGGGGGCGGTGACCGGTCTGCCGGTGCGGCCGCTCGACGCGCGAACGGGGCCGTGGTCGCGGTCCGCCAGCTGTTTGTCGCCGAGACGGGCGCGTTCTACACGATCCTCGGGGTGACCCTGTTCCTCGTCGTGTTCGGCGTGGTCATGGTCCTGTCCTCGTCGAGCGTCGAGCAGTACGCGGCCACGAAGGACTTCTTCGGGGCCTTCACGCGACAGGGCATGTACGCCGTGATCGGCGTCCCGCTCATGCTCGTCGCATCGCGGCTGTCGGTGCGCTTCTGGCGGAAGTGGGCGATGCGGATCGTCGTCGCGGGCCTGGTCGTGCAGGCGCTCGTCGTGCTCACACCGCTCGGGTACTCGATCCAGGGCAACCGGAACTGGATCCGGATCGGCTCCTTCACCGCGCAGCCGTCCGAGATCCTCAAGCTCGCCCTCGCGCTCGGCATCGGTGCGATCATCTACGCCAAGCGGGACAAGCTCGACGACTGGCGCGAGGTCTTCATCCCCGTGGGGCTCGCGGCGCTCGGCTCGATCGGGCTCGTCCTCGTCGGCAAGGACCTCGGGACCGCGATCATCATGATGCTGCTCGTGTTCGGTGCGCTGTTCATCGGCGGCGCCCGCCTGCGGCACCTCGGGGTGGGCGTGCTCGCGATCGCGGTGGTCGTCCCGTTCCTCACGATGTCGTCGAGTTCGCGGTCGTCCCGGATCAGCGCCTGGTTGTCGGGCTGCACGAACTCGAACCAGTACCAGGACCTCTGCTGGCAGCCCGTGCACGGCATGTGGGCGCTCGCGTCCGGCGGGGTGTTCGGTGTCGGCCTCGGCAACTCGAAGCTCAAGTGGTCGTGGCTGCCCGAGGCGGACAACGACTTCATCTTCGCGATCATCGGCGAGGAGCTCGGGCTCATCGGCGCGATCGTCGTGCTCGTCCTCTTCGTGGTCCTCGCGATCGGGTTCGTCAAGGTGATCCGGACCTCCCGCGACCCGTTCGTGCGGACGGTGACCGGCGCGGTGATGGTGTGGATCGTCGGGCAGGCACTCGTCAACATCGCCGTGGTGCTCGGCCTCCTACCCGTGCTCGGCGTGCCGTTGCCGTTGATATCCGCGGGTGGCTCGGCGCTCATCATGACGCTCGTCGCGATCGGCGTCGTCCTGTCCTTCGCCCGCGTCGCTCCGGACGCCGACACCGCAGTACCCGTGGACGGGCACCTCGTCGCGGCGCAGCGATCCGCGGCGGCCGCGGCGGCGCGTGCCGGCCGGGCCGCGAACCCCGGACGGGGTGCTCGGTGA